A single window of Vigna unguiculata cultivar IT97K-499-35 chromosome 1, ASM411807v1, whole genome shotgun sequence DNA harbors:
- the LOC114176699 gene encoding uncharacterized protein LOC114176699, with the protein MAMKLKYVSSIAEDVIRRCAQKLDTSVESLVDDFERGWKPEMGDYCKNLIEFCSGKAVNEMCPNIKENIYDGSFSRLTYDMMLAWERPSYFDDQELSEPTAKEKEETKEEKKEEKKITKKTTEEQDDIPLFYSDIMPLLVNDEPNVGEDSFVWLGSLVPLVADVASGRFTFETLTASTGYRLHFPAYDKFLKEMDKCIRHLKKQAKPNGVELAEDEYILHVDGTVVSQRVVRHIGTQSWPGRLTLTNYCLYFEASGVIKYEDALKIDLSKNVEQSVNPGATGPWGAQLYDKAIVYESADLSETVVLEFPELTSSTRRDHWLALVREIMLLHRFLSKYQIKNPVQTWEMHARTMLGIIRLHAAREMLRISPPVPTKFLIFSLYNEIPKGDFVLEELADSLKKNNYSHSSSASSILSSMNISKIIASDVITDEPPSHADESVYDLEGEPSLETAIQQSREEEREILIAKATTEELKEEGVIDSVLVITELLKPLKIVVPWCRQIFSWERPLLTLAVLTASLVITYMEWVGKTFAVLLIWAIRKMLVARRNKIYEKHMEIVVSRSNMASDQSTLESIVSAQQGLYTVHEMMQIANIAMLKIWSILISKAEKHANLVMVAMGVLAVLLAVIPFKFFLMGLIIQSFTMTLGKPSETGNRRLREWWDAIPIVPIRVVDDVPDSGDEKIGH; encoded by the exons ATGGCGATGAAACTCAAGTATGTGTCTTCCATTGCGGAGGATGTCATCCGTAGATGTGCACA GAAATTGGATACTTCGGTAGAGAGTTTGGTggatgattttgaaagaggatGGAAGCCTGAAATGGGAGACTACTGCAAAAACTTAATCGAATTTTGCAGTGGGAAGGCTGTGAATGAAATGTGCCCCAACATAAAGGAAAACATCTATGATGGCTCCTTTAGCAGGTTGACATATGACATGATGCTTGCGTGGGAGAGACCTAGCTACTTCGATGATCAAGAGCTTTCG GAGCCTACAGCCAAGGAGAAAGAAGAAacgaaagaagaaaagaaagaagaaaagaagataacTAAGAAAACCACTGAAGAACAGGATGATATCCCTCTCTTCTATTCAGATATCATGCCCCTCCTT GTTAATGATGAGCCCAATGTTGGAGAAGATTCATTTGTATGGTTGGGATCATTAGTACCATTAGTTGCAGATGTAGCAAGTGGAAGATTTACTTTTGAAACTCTAACAGCATCGACAGGCTACAGGCTGCATTTTCCAGCATACGACAAGTTCTTGAAAGAAATGGACAA GTGCATACGGCATTTGAAGAAACAGGCAAAACCAAATGGGGTGGAACTGGCTGAGGATGAATATATATTACATGTAGATGGAACAGTGGTGAGTCAGAGAGTAGTTCGGCACATTGGGACACAAAGTTGGCCTG GTAGGCTTACCCTGACCAATTACTGTCTTTACTTTGAGGCTTCTGGAGTAATCAAATATGAAGATGCTCTCAAAATAGACCTCTCCAAGAATGTTGAGCAGAGTGTTAATCCTGGTGCCACAGGTCCCTGGGGTGCTCAACTTTATGACAAAGCCATAGTCTATGAATCAGCTGATTT ATCAGAGACAGTGGTACTGGAGTTTCCAGAGCTTACAAGTTCTACAAGACGTGATCATTGGCTTGCTCTAGTAAGGGAAATAATGCTTCTCCACAGGTTTTTATCGAAGTATCAGATAAAAAATCCAGTGCAGACGTGGGAGATGCATGCAAGGACAATGTTGGGAATCATAAGGCTTCATGCTGCAAGAGAAATGCTAAGAATATCACCTCCTGTCCCAACAAAATTCTTAATATTTTCCCTATACAATGAGATACCAAAAGGAGATTTTGTACTGGAAGAGCTCGCGGATAGCCTCAAGAAAAACAACTATAGCCATTCTAGTAGTGCAAGTTCTATCCTTAGTAGTATGAACATTTCTAAGATAATAGCTTCTGATGTAATAACAGATGAGCCACCAAGTCATGCAGATGAAAGCGTTTACGATTTAGAAGGAGAACCCTCATTGGAGACCGCTATTCAACAATCTAGAGAGGAAGAAAGGGAAATTCTCATTGCTAAAGCTACCACTGAAGAATTAAAGGAGGAAGGAGTTATTGACAGTGTTTTGGTTATAACG GAACTACTGAAGCCACTCAAAATTGTGGTCCCTTGGTGTCGACAAATCTTCTCATGGGAAAGGCCATTATTAACTCTTGCTGTTCTTACTGCATCCCTTGTGATCACCTATAT GGAATGGGTTGGCAAGACATTTGCAGTTTTGTTGATTTGGGCAATAAGAAAGATGCTTGTGGCAAGAAGAAACAAGATTTATGAGAAACACATGGAGATAGTAGTGAGTAGATCTAATATGGCTTCTGATCAGTCTACATTGGAGAGCATTGTCTCAGCTCAGCAAGGATTGTACACTGTTCATGAGATGATGCAGATAGCAAACATAGCAATGCTAAAGATATGGTCAATACTTATTTCAAAGGCTGAAAAG CATGCAAATTTAGTGATGGTGGCTATGGGTGTGTTGGCGGTGTTATTGGCAGTGATTCCATTCAAATTCTTCCTTATGGGTCTGATTATCCAAAGCTTCACTATGACATTAGGAAAACCCTCTGAAACAGGGAATAGAAGGTTGAGGGAATGGTGGGATGCAATACCAATCGTTCCTATTCGTGTAGTGGATGATGTTCCTGACTCTGGTGATGAAAAAATTGGTCATTAG